ACGACGACCCGTCGGTGCGCACACAGGGCCTCATCTCCTGGCCTCGGTGCACGGGCGGGGTGTCCGAGGACTGCACCGGCCAGAAGACCTGGGACGCGGCCAAGGTCTGGGCCGACGACATCAAGGCCGGCGGTTACACACCGAATGCCGACGGCTCGGCACCGGCCATGTCGATCCCTGTCTGGATGGGCATGGCCAATCAGCGGCCCAACCCGTCGCTGCCCGCGAGCCAGGCGTACCAGGGGAACAACAGCTACAAGATCAAGAGCGATGTCGTCGTGACCTTCGTCACCGACGGCAACGGGAAGATCATTCCGGGCAGCGAGGGCTCGAACTACAGGGTTCGTGTCGGCAACGCCCACCTCCCCACCTTCGTGACCAGCATCATGAAGGGCATCGAGGCCGACTACGGCATCCCGAAGCCGGACATCGACTACACCACCCAGGACGCGCTCGAATACGGCAACGTCATGACGTCCCACCCGTACACAGACGGTGACACACCGGGGCAGGCCTACTTCCCGCACTTCCGGGGTGCGCGCCTGAACGCGGACCACACGTGCGTTGACTTCCGGGCGATCGGCGGCGGCGTACACGGCTACCGGGCCATGATCGGCCACAAGTACATCAACGACAACGTCAAGGCATGGGTCGACAAGATCAACTCCAGCCCCGACACCAACTACGGCGTGCGCCAGTTCGCCGGAGACATCTACTCGATGTTCTTCAAGAACACCGGCGACTGGAATAAGAACATGTGGGGATCGCTGATCGGCAACGCTCCGCCGATCTGGCAGGACATCGCGGCCGCGTTCTGCGCCGACGGCAGCGTCAAGCCGGCCCACCAACAGGACGATCGTGATGCCACGCCCTCAAACGGCATCGTCTACCAGAGCTACATGCCCGATCTGTACCTGTACATCGACGACAAGATGACAGACAATCTGGGACACCCCTCGAGCACCAGAATCAGGGGAGGGGACTGGAGAAACTTCTCAAACGTCCCCGTGCCGCTCGAAAAGGGAAACGCCTACGGTACCTGCGGCGCCTCGGACCGTGGCAGCGGCGGTAATCCCTGGGGCGTCCAGCCGCCGGTTCCCCTTTACGGAGACGGCCCTGGAAACCGTCCGACAAGCGTCGTCCACTGCGACGACCCGGGCACGAATTTCACTGATAATCTGACACCCTGACCATGGGTGATCCAATTCCCCGGGGCCGCTCCCGACTCGGTTCGGCCCCGGGGTCTCAACAGGGAGAGACAGCGTGGGATCAGGCCTCAGCTTCATATTCATCCCGCTGTTCCTCTACGTGTCACTGGTCGTGATCTTGTGCGTGAAGATCGCCGACAACACGTCCTGGAAAATGGGGTGGCTGTTCGCGGCGGCTCTCATCTTCTTTCCCGCAGGCCTCCTCACCGTGGTCGGCATGTACGAATCCGGCGCCTGGTAGGGCCGGAGAAACAGGTGAAACTCCTCATCATCACGCTGTCCGTCGTGTTCCTGGGCGCAGCTTATGCATGGCCAGTAATTCCGCTGCTCGTCTACCCGTTGAACCGACGGCGTGGCTTCTGGGCCGCCCTCTACTGCTGCGCCGCGGCAGTCTTCTTCGGAACGGCATTCCGGTACACCGACCGGTTCATGGTGAGCGACTTCTTCGAAGCGGCGGTGTACACCTCCGCCGTTCGGGCGATCGCGGAAGCGACAGGCGTACTCGACAAGCCTCGCCACACCTGGCGGTCGCGCCGCCGTGAGCGTGAGAGCGCCAGGTGAGAGAAAGGCGCGGGTGCGCGGCGCGACCGTCGGGAATACACCGCCTCTGCACCCGGAAGAAGCTCATCGGCGCATTCTTCGGATGCGTCCTGCTGTGCAGCGAAGACACCGGAGATAAATCCCGTTGACCGTTTCTCCGGTCACGCTGTAGAAAATGATCACACACTGATCTGGTTTTTTTCTGGAGGTAATTGCATGGCTATCAAAGCGAAGTTCGGCATGCTCGCGGCCGGCCTGGGTATCGCTCTGGGGCTCGGGGCGGTTCCCGCGCACGCCGCGGGCAGCACCTACTACGGAACGTGCAACACCAAGGGTGCCAGCGGTTCCATAGCAACCAGCGGGTGGCAACGCGGCGTCGGCCAGAAGTCGGTGCCGTCCATCACGCTCAAGGTCTATGACGAGCTCCCGGACGGCGACCATGCGAGCATCCGCGCGGTGGCGTACTACGCCGACGGCTCCAAGGGGTACTACCCCTGGCACTCGGACTACGACGGCTACGGCACCTACAAGGAGTTCGACACGTCCATCGCCGCGGGCAGCAAGGGGATCTGGGACCTCGGCATCGAGGTCGCCCGATACGACGGCTCCAAACAGCTGAACTACTGCTCGGCCATCGTCTCCTGACGTCTGCTCCGCCGTCACCCGTACGCCGTCCGCGGCTCCTGCCCCGAGCACCGGCTCGGGGCACAGCGGATCGACGGCATCGTCGAGAACGTGAGGGGCGCCCGGGAATGTCCCGGGCGCCCCTCACGTGTGCGTTCCGACTGCCTACTGGCCGAAGTTCCGGCCGCCGCCCGGGTCGATCGGGTCCTGGGTGATCTCGCCCGTCGGCGTCTGCGTCGGCGTCTGCGTGGGGGTCTGCGTCGGCGTCTGCGTGGGGGTCCGGGTCGGCGTCTGCGTCGGCGTCTTCGACGGTGGCGCGGAACTGGTCGGCGGCTTGCTGGTCGGCGTGTGCGACGGCGTCTGGGACGGGGTCTGGCTGTGGGTCGGGGTCTGTGTCGGCTGGACGGCCGCGCCCTGGGTGGTGTCCAGGTCGAACTTCGACTTGCTCGTGACGCTGAAGGTGTACGCCGCCCAGATCTGCGCCGGGTAGCCACCGCCGTTGACGCGGCCGGGGCCGCCGGTGGGACTGAGCAGGCCGCCCGCGCCCGTCAGGGAGACGTGTGCCTTGCTCTTCGCGTCCTCGCCGAAGAGGCCGACGGAGGTGACCAGGTCGGGCGTGTAGCCGGTGAACCAGGCGGACTTGTCCTCGTCGGAGGTTCCGGTCTTGCCGGCCACCTGCTGGCCGTCGCGCAGCGGGTTGTCGGCCACGTGCTCCCTGGCCGTACCGTCGTCGACCACGCCGGTCAGCACGGAGGTCACGGTGTCGGCGGCGGTCCGGCTGATCACCTGACCGCCGACCGGGTCGGGGACCCGGACCGAACGGGTGCTCTGCTCGGCCGACTTGAGGATGCTCGGCGTCACCTTGTCGCCGTGGTTGGCGAGGGTGGCGTAGATCCCGGCCATCTCCAGCGGGCTGGCGCCCATGGAGCCGAGGGTCTGGGCGGGCACCGGGTCCATGCCCGTGGTGTCCATGCCGAGCTGATGGGCCGTGCTCATGACCTTCTTCATGCCCACGTCCACGCCCATCTGCGCGAAGACGGAGTTCACGGAGTTGTTCATGGCCTGCTGGACGGTGATGGGGCCGTAGTCGTGATCGTCCTCGTTCGGCGGGCCGAAGCCGACCTTGCTGCCGTGGTCCACGACCTGACGGCCGCTGGTGCCGTCGTAGACCGTGTTGGCGGTGATGGGCCGGCCGTCCTGCGTGGTGGCGTTGTTCTCGAGGGCGGCGGCGAGGATGACCGGCTTGAACGTCGAGGCGGGCTGGTAGTCCCGGCGGGTGGCGTTGTCGGTCCAGTGCTTGAAGAGGCCCTCGCCCCCGTACAGGGCGAGGATCTTGCCGGTCTTGGGGTCCACCGACACCGCACCGGCCTGCACGTTGGCGTCGGCCTTGCGCTTCTTCGGGTGCAGGTTGCCGGTCAGCTGGGATTTGACGGCCTGCTCCAGCTCGGCCTGCTTCTTCTTGTCGATGTTCAGCGTGATGGTCCAGCCGCGGTCGACCACCTCGGCCTCCGCCTGGGAGCGGGTGATGTTCTCCTGCTGCATCAGCTGCTGTTCGAGCTGCTGGTTGGCGAGATCGACCAGGTAGCCCTTCTGCCCGTCGAGGCCCGGTGCCGCCTTGGGCTCCTTCGGGTACGGGAACGTCATGGCCTGCCGCTTGGCCGGGTCCAGCCAGTGCTGCTTGACCATGTTGTCCAGGACGTAGTTCCAGCGGGCCTGCACCAGCTTCTTGCCGGTGTCGGTCGCGACGGCCCAGTCGTACTGGCTCGGCGCCTGGAGGAGGGCGGCGAGGTAGGCGCCCTGCGCGACCGAGAGCCTGTCGGCGTCGACGCGGTAGTAGGCCTGCGCGGCGGCCTGGATGCCGTAGGCGCCCCGGCCGTAGTAGCTGGTGTTGATGTAGCCCGCGAGGATCTGGTCCTTGCTCATCTTCTGGTCGACCTTCAAGGAGATGACCATCTCCTGCAGCTTGCGGCTGACGGTCTGGTTCTGGTTGAGGTAGTAGTTCTTGACGTACTGCTGAGTGATCGTGGAGCCGCCCTGGGCGCCACGGCCCATCGCCGTGTTGTACAGACCGCGGGCCAGGCCTTTGAGGTCGATGCCGGAGTCCGTGTAGAAGGTCTTGTTCTCGGCGGCGACGAAGGTGTGCTGGACGTCCTTGGGCACCCTCGACAGGTCCACGCTCTCGCGGTTGGTCTTGCCGACGCGGGCCATGATCGAGCCGTCGCTGTACTTGTAGATGTTGCTCTGCTGCTTGGCGGCGGCGTTGCCCTGGGGGACGTCGACGATCATGTACAGGGCGATGAAGCCGCCGATGCCGAGCAGGCACAGGCCGAAGAACGTGCCGAGGATCTTCTTCCAGGGGAAGAGGCGGCGTATGCGGCCCTTGGGCGGCTTGGCGGCCTTGCCGGCGGCCCTGCGGCCCGGGGCGGGCCCGGCGCTGCCGCCGGGCGCGGGCGTGGCGCCGCCCGCGGGGGCGGAACGGCGGCGCCTGGGCGCCGCGCGGCGGCCACCGCGCTGTCGCGCTCGTCTCTCTTCCGCTCGTCCCATGAGTCCCTTCGCTCCGCTTCCGTCTCGGGGTCAGCTCCGAAAGCTAACATCCGCCTATATGACAAAGGACGTCCGATCCGTTCTTTTACGGACGTGAGAATCAGCACCTGCTCCAAGGGAACCGACGGATCTGGAGGCCGGGAGGTTGCCCCGGCGACGGCAACAACCCGGAAAAGCCCGCCGCCTTCCCGCCTGTTCCACAACCGTGACAATCGGCCGCCACCTGCGCGGCG
This genomic interval from Streptomyces sp. NBC_00557 contains the following:
- a CDS encoding transglycosylase domain-containing protein, which codes for MGRAEERRARQRGGRRAAPRRRRSAPAGGATPAPGGSAGPAPGRRAAGKAAKPPKGRIRRLFPWKKILGTFFGLCLLGIGGFIALYMIVDVPQGNAAAKQQSNIYKYSDGSIMARVGKTNRESVDLSRVPKDVQHTFVAAENKTFYTDSGIDLKGLARGLYNTAMGRGAQGGSTITQQYVKNYYLNQNQTVSRKLQEMVISLKVDQKMSKDQILAGYINTSYYGRGAYGIQAAAQAYYRVDADRLSVAQGAYLAALLQAPSQYDWAVATDTGKKLVQARWNYVLDNMVKQHWLDPAKRQAMTFPYPKEPKAAPGLDGQKGYLVDLANQQLEQQLMQQENITRSQAEAEVVDRGWTITLNIDKKKQAELEQAVKSQLTGNLHPKKRKADANVQAGAVSVDPKTGKILALYGGEGLFKHWTDNATRRDYQPASTFKPVILAAALENNATTQDGRPITANTVYDGTSGRQVVDHGSKVGFGPPNEDDHDYGPITVQQAMNNSVNSVFAQMGVDVGMKKVMSTAHQLGMDTTGMDPVPAQTLGSMGASPLEMAGIYATLANHGDKVTPSILKSAEQSTRSVRVPDPVGGQVISRTAADTVTSVLTGVVDDGTAREHVADNPLRDGQQVAGKTGTSDEDKSAWFTGYTPDLVTSVGLFGEDAKSKAHVSLTGAGGLLSPTGGPGRVNGGGYPAQIWAAYTFSVTSKSKFDLDTTQGAAVQPTQTPTHSQTPSQTPSHTPTSKPPTSSAPPSKTPTQTPTRTPTQTPTQTPTQTPTQTPTGEITQDPIDPGGGRNFGQ